One window of Camelina sativa cultivar DH55 chromosome 4, Cs, whole genome shotgun sequence genomic DNA carries:
- the LOC104783057 gene encoding uncharacterized protein LOC104783057, translating into MRTLGESSSEMNDANPPAIPQSSPVHPPEYQKIATTTVENAASWIDDALRQALVYQKTITETLDSTIDASKARLSQIRDTSVAHTSQTLDSLREIASEYNVYEQMVFGKIKDGVNVAASHPVISGTLAFGVGIFALKKTRRLVYYNTVRMFVSEEALLSRADLKVKELRQSMDRLTAQSEKLERVATMAEEELIRGRMKLRQAGKQIRGAIHSAYKIEKQAAGLKDVLKELPSREASRFRSQISNRASEVKQERNALTKEVNKISNYGISV; encoded by the exons ATGAGAACTTTGGGAGAATCATCCTCAGAGATGAACGACGCGAATCCGCCGGCGATTCCTCAATCTTCGCCAGTTCATCCACCGGAGTATCAGAAGATCGCAACGACGACGGTGGAAAATGCGGCTTCCTGGATCGATGATGCACTTCGTCAGGCGCTTGTGTACCAGAAGACGATCACGGAGACGTTGGATTCTACCATTGACGCCTCTAAAGCTCGATTGTCTCAAATTCGAGACACTTCTGTAGCTCACACGAGCCAAACCCTC GATTCTCTTCGTGAGATAGCTTCTGAGTATAACGTTTACGAACAAATGGTGTTTGGGAAGATTAAAG ATGGTGTGAACGTTGCTGCATCTCATCCGGTTATATCAGGCACCTTGGCTTTTGGGGTTGGGATTTTTGCTCTGAAAA AGACGAGAAGACTTGTATATTACAATACTGTACGCATGTTTGTAAGTGAAGAG GCTTTGCTTTCTAGAGCAGATCTTAAAGTAAAAGAGTTGCGACAATCAATGGATCGTCTTACTGCCCAAAGTGAAAAGTTAGAG AGAGTTGCGACTATGGCAGAAGAGGAATTGATTAGAGGAAGGATGAAACTCAG ACAAGCAGGCAAACAGATTAGAGGTGCGATCCACTCGGCTTATAAGATTGAAAAGCAAGCAGCAG GTTTGAAAGATGTACTAAAAGAATTGCCATCGAGGGAAGCTTCTCGATTCCGCTCACAA ATATCGAACCGCGCGTCTGAAGTGAAGCAAGAGAGAAACGCTTTGACAAAGGAAGTGAACAAAATCAGCAACTATGGTATCTCCGTATGA
- the LOC104783058 gene encoding protein transport protein Sec61 subunit beta: MVGSGAPQRGSAAATASMRRRKPGGGASGGGASGGAAGSMLQFYTDDAPGLKISPNVVLIMSIGFIAFVAVLHVMGKLYFVK; this comes from the coding sequence aTGGTGGGAAGTGGTGCTCCACAGAGAGGAAGTGCAGCTGCAACTGCAAGCATGCGTAGGAGGAAGCCAGGTGGCGGTGCTAGTGGAGGAGGAGCCTCTGGTGGTGCAGCAGGATCAATGCTTCAGTTCTACACCGATGATGCACCCGGTCTCAAGATCTCCCCTAATGTCGTCCTTATCATGAGCATCGGTTTCATTGCTTTCGTCGCTGTCCTTCATGTCATGGGCAAGCTCTACTTTGTCAAGTGA